The following DNA comes from Teredinibacter haidensis.
AGTTCTAGTTCTAGTTCTAGTTCTAGTTCTAGCTCGAGTTCCAGTTCCAGTTCCAGTTCCAGTTCCAGTTCCAGTTCCAGTTCAAGCTCCTCATCTTCGGCTGGCGGTTTAACCGCCGTAGAATTGACGAAACTAATGGGTGTAGGCTGGAACGTCGGCAATTCGCTAGACGCTATCGGCGGTGAGACCGCATGGGGTAATCCCGTTATCACTCAGCAGTTAATCAATTCAGTTAAAGCGGCAGGTTTCGATACCCTTAGATTGCCAGTAGCTTGGAGCCAGTTTTCAGACGATGCCAATTTTGTCATTCAAAGCAGTTGGATGAATCGCGTTGAAGAAGTGGTGAACTACGCTCTAAATGCCGACATGTATGTCATCATGAATATTCACTGGGATAACGGCTGGATGCAGCCAACCTATGTTGAGCAGGATTACGTTAATAATCGACTCGCCGTTATGTGGACTCAAATCGCAACACACTTCCGCGATTATGATGAACGGCTGCTCTTTGCCGGCACGAATGAAGTGATGGTCGACGGCGACTATGGCACGCCTACCGTCGAATATTACACCGTGCAAAATAGTTTCAACCAGACATTTGTCGATACTGTGCGCGCCACTGGCGGTGGCAATGCAGACAGGTACCTCGTCGTGCAAGGGTTCAATACCAATATTGATCACGCGGTGAATTATGCAGAAATACCCAGCGACACAATCAACGATCGGCTTATGATGGAAGTCCATTATTATGACCCCTATAACTTCACGCTAAATGAAAGTAGCAGCATTACTCAGTGGGGCTCCATTGCTACAGATTCCAATGCAACGGAAACATGGGCGAATGAGTCGTATACGGACGCTCAGTTCCAAAAAATGACGTCAAACTTCGTTGATCAGGGCGTAGGGGTTATTCTTGGTGAGTACGGTGTTATCTCACGGCCTTCGGTTACCGACCACGAGATCTATAGAGTTTACTGGAACGAGTACATCACTCAATCTGCAATCGATCACGGGATAGTTCCGGTCTATTGGGATAATGGCTATTCCGGTGAACATGGGATGGCTATTTTTGATCGAAATAATGGTAACTCGCTCTATCCCGATATTATTGAAGCGCTAATCAAAGCGGCCAACTAAAACTATCGATATCTGGGTGGCAGGGTAGCATGGTCCAGATAAAGACAGTGATGGTTTGGCGAATGCCTAAACGCTAGATGGCTGGTGCTTTGCTTATGGGGGGAGGAGTGATTGAATCCTGAATTTAGCATCCCCGTTCGGGAAGGGCGAGTTCGCAAAGCATTTTCAATGATTATTTTATAAGAGCCCGGGATAATGTCGGGTACAGGTTTGGGCTACATTAACTCTGGTACCGTGCAGCAGGATATTATCCTGTTGCGGCGGTCAAGTCAGAAGCTGAAGGGCTTGTTAACGTTTATGGCGGTGGGATTGGTGAGCCAAATTATATTGAGGGCAAGTGATTAAGATGCATGCCCCTAATCCGCACAAAACATACACCCATCGAACCCAAGCCTAGAGCGTTAGGGCTGTGTTAACCGCGTATACAATTACCAGCTCACCACCGTTGTTGATAAACCGTTGGGTTGTCTAACTCAAACACTCTTGCGGTACGGCGATATTGAAAACGACAGTCAATCCGAATTGGCAAATGATGAAAATAAAGGCTTCGCGAAAATCAGCGACACCTATTACCACTACCAACGTAATCTTACCGCACAAGCCAAAACAGACGCGGACCTAACCGGTGAATACCTCCCCCAAGAAACCCTACCCGAAACCATCCAGAGTTGGCTTGCCAAAAAAGAATTAACCGGGAAAACCGGCTACCCCAGTAAAAGCGAATGCAAAGGCTTGGTCGTGCACAGTGCATGCAGTGGCCATAGGGGTTTGGGTGTTCTGGTAGTTTCTACGTAGCGTGAAGCGCAAAAATACTGGATAAAACCCACGGTGTGGGTGTCCCTTTGCAATACCGGCCGTAAACAACCGATCTAAAGGATGTGAAGGCCAGCGACGACGCATATGAATGATTAATGAAGGCGGTCGGCGACTGCAATGCGGGCATTGGCCTATTTCAAGAATTTAGCTGGCCGATGTCATTAAAAAATGGCCAACCTTCACCCGTATACGGTAAATGCATTGGAGCATTCCAATGCCATAGTAGGGTTGCAATATAGCTTTCGGGTCATCCCCCTACACGGACGGGCCATACACGACCCATTAACGAAGTGGAACGAACGTTTACTGAATCGTTATGTGGAGGTGGCTGATCGCGTTGTTTACGGGTGCCTATGCTGTAGAGATGATTGTTCGGGGTGTTGAAACATTTATTCATCACGTCGAAAACAGTATTGCCGAAACTAGAAGTAGGACAGTCTACGTTGCCGAAGTGTAATCGACCATACATAAAATTTATGGACTAGTGCAGGAGTTAGTTCGGAAATCAAACCCCGTTAAAAATAAAGAGGCTTTATTTTGTATATCCTAGTCTTTACCCAAAATAATAAAGAATAAAACGGAATTACAGGTGAATCTCGACGAAATCCGCAAGAAAATTAATGAGAAAGGTTCACGCGAGGCCCGCAGCTCGGGGAATCCAAAC
Coding sequences within:
- a CDS encoding cellulase family glycosylhydrolase; this translates as MVTNKILRYLRSLRVGGLLLVVSLLSVQALAIQCEHGVGNSWGSGFTGSITITNNDTNAITGWEVQWSYASGTTVTNLWNANKSGDNPYTATNLSWNGSLQPGQSTEFGFQAAGDNQDASIISCIDTGASNSSSSSSSSSSSSSSSSSSSSLSSSSSSSSSSSSSSSSSSSSSSEGNCIDMCNWYGESRPLCENQDSGWGWENSQSCIGATTCENQSGDGGIIASCSTSSSSSSSSSSSSSSSSSSSSSSSSSSSSSSSSSSSSSSSAGGLTAVELTKLMGVGWNVGNSLDAIGGETAWGNPVITQQLINSVKAAGFDTLRLPVAWSQFSDDANFVIQSSWMNRVEEVVNYALNADMYVIMNIHWDNGWMQPTYVEQDYVNNRLAVMWTQIATHFRDYDERLLFAGTNEVMVDGDYGTPTVEYYTVQNSFNQTFVDTVRATGGGNADRYLVVQGFNTNIDHAVNYAEIPSDTINDRLMMEVHYYDPYNFTLNESSSITQWGSIATDSNATETWANESYTDAQFQKMTSNFVDQGVGVILGEYGVISRPSVTDHEIYRVYWNEYITQSAIDHGIVPVYWDNGYSGEHGMAIFDRNNGNSLYPDIIEALIKAAN